AAGGCGACGACGATTGCGGCGGTGCTGTTCATGATCACCTCGCTCAGCCTGGCGATCCTCGGTTCGCACCGCAGCGGGTCGGTCCTCGAGCAGGCCCCTGTCCCCTCCCCCGCGGCCCCCGCCCCGGGCGGCCCCGCGCCGCCTGCGGGCACGGCACCGGCTCAACCCTCGGCCGGGAGTGAGAAGGAGAAGGGGACGGCACCCGCACCGGCTCCGCCGGCCGGGCAGCCGGGTCCGTCGAAGAGCCCGGCCCCCAGATAGGCGTTCGACCGGGGTGGCGGACGCCGCCCCACCGTGCCGGAGTGGTGGAACTGGCAGACACACCATCTTGAGGGGGTGGCGCCCAAAAGGCATGCGGGTTCAAATCCCGCCTCCGGCACCAGCCTTCCCCGTCCTACTCCTCTTCTTCTTCCAGGAGGGCTTCGATCTCTTCCGGGTCGAGCCCCGACAGGATGCGCCTGACCCGCAGCAGGTTTTCGACGTCCCCGCTGTAGCGCGCCTCCGGACGGGCCTTCAGCAGAACGATCGCG
This genomic window from Candidatus Dormiibacterota bacterium contains:
- the secG gene encoding preprotein translocase subunit SecG, whose product is MLEVLLIVLHVIVCFVLIMVVLLQSGKAADLAGAFGGGGSQTALGSRGAATVLTKATTIAAVLFMITSLSLAILGSHRSGSVLEQAPVPSPAAPAPGGPAPPAGTAPAQPSAGSEKEKGTAPAPAPPAGQPGPSKSPAPR